The Gouania willdenowi chromosome 5, fGouWil2.1, whole genome shotgun sequence sequence TGTTATAAAAAACCTGGATACATtattgaaaccacaacaagaagagggTTTAAAACCAATTTATATTGAGGAACGGTGTTTGTGCCGTGCTTTAACTGTAAGGTTTAGGGAAAAAGATATACACTTGTTGCGCTATTGTTGTCATGTCATGAGCCTCTTTGTTAGGTTGGTTACTCTGCTCAGCCCCCCCAGAACTCAAACACCTTGTGAGCGCTTCCGGGCTAATCGCCTGTataaaaaacattgaataatacaaggaaattaggatggattccaggctagtAAATGTAGCCAAGTTTGTGGACTCTTTGATccttaacttgttttttttagaattcatcCTGCTTGAGAACCTGACATGGCAACATGTCGTGCCGTGCGTTCTGGACTTGAAGGTGGGCACACGGCAACATGGAGATGATGCCTCAGAGGAGAAGAAAGCCATGCAGATTCGCAAGTGCGCTCAGAGCACGTCGGCGTTGATCGGCGTCCGTGTGTGTGGTATGCAGGTAAGCCGCCGTGATCATTCATCTTTATCAAAACCCTGTTGAAATGGGGCACACACATAAGAATAACAAGAATTTGGCTGTTTTTGTCccaaaaattgtgattttcaaGGTTTTTTCCAAATATGCAAGTCTAAACTGtataaactgttttatttccGCTTAATCGCTTTTAAATTGACATCACTGCCTGGCCACTTCCTCTTTTTAAGGGTGGGGAAAATCACTGCCTGGCCACTTCCTCTTTTTAAGGGTGGGGAATATCACTGTCTGTTAACACACCCACTTTCTATGGCTAGTCACgcactttggttttgttttggccAATAAAATGATGTAGAAGTGGAACACGTGGCTACTTAAGCAACTATTTTGATAGGTACTGTGTGTGATGGACCAAACCTCGTCTTACACAACTAAGGACTTTTTGCTCACGTTCTGTTCAGTTGAACTCATTTGAAAAttagtgaaaaataaaatcacactgGTGGCATTGCCGAATGCAAGTTATAACCTCTGTTTCTCTCCCGTATTGGCAAATACTTCttcaaatatttcaaaatttatattgcgatatttgcgcgatttttaacaaaaaaaaacattatgctAACAGCATAGCATGTAAATGCCCAGTCACttggtgtcagtgaaccacatcttggaagttgattgcactttattactgggcacttttataaatatactgtatgtggttacttctttttaaagaatttaagatcttaatagaatcagaatctgttgtaaaagaaaaaaaaagatttaaaaaaaaaagtttgataaaTTTgccagtttgataaacataccatttGTGTTTGATATTGGTTCTTAAATTATAGTTTACCAtttacttacaaaaaaaaatgaaataaattgtatttcattccattttgtacttgtaaaggtgaaatttgtaattattgatatcgtgatatatcgcaatgtatattgtattgtttagtatcgggatatatcgtattgtgacatgcagaTCAAGAATCGTAtcatattgtcagattcatggcaatgcacacctctAGTTTGTACCTGACAAAACCGGCTATAAATGGCTTTAGATGTGTGTTCGATcatatttcattactttaagtaaaaaaaaaatgttgtctttATGCAGTTATTACGAGCAacagtttatttaaatgtttgtctTTTAATGGATTGTTGTAATGGcagaaaaacaatttatttgtccaaaaaagAACGTTGTCACAGGTTCTAAACTCTGCGTCTCTCTCCTCCTTCTTCTACAGACGTATCAGCCTGACACTGGTCAGCTCatatttatgaataaatatCACGGCCGTAAGCTCACCCTGTCAGGCTTCAAAGAGGCCCTGTACCAGTTCTTCCACAGTGGGCGGAGACTTCGTCGGGAGCTCCTCTCCCCTGTGCTCAGCCAGCTCCGAGAGATGCAAACTGCCCTGGAATCCTGCGACTCGTACCGCTTCTACTCCAGCTCTCTGCTCATCATCTACGACGCCGCTCCGCACAGGAAGAGCAAAGAAGGAGAGGGCGAGGATGTCGAAGGTCAACCATGCATGGAGGAGGAAGAAGTGGAGGTGGATGTTGCAGGCGCTCCTAGCCATGACAGTGCGAAGGTGGATGTGAGAGTGATAGACTTTGCCCACGCCACCTCTAGACACTTTCGGGAGGACAGCGTGGTCCATGAAGGCCAAGACAGTGGCTTCATCTTTGGGGTCCAGAACCTGATCACCAGCATCTCTGAGCTGGAGAACCATGGCACAGAATAAAGAATCTGGCCTTCAGACCTCCTTTACTGTTTCTGCCATCGGTGCTTTCAGACATCGCTGTTATGTTTGTCCATCAGTGTGGAGGATGCAGCCAGCAACTTTCACTATGGGGCAACATtggtaaagttgcacatgctaaaataattgccaacttttttgcaacatttagcaacaagccatatttaaaaaatgtttgtgaatGTTACTTATTTACTGAGCTCCTAAAGGGACTCAGTAAATAACCTTTACGTGagcatgcaataaaaaaaaataaaattacgtgtgtaaatctaaatctaaatggtaaatttaaatgttaaatctaaatctaaatgttaaatctaaatattgaatttaaatgttacatttaaatgttaaatttaaatgttacatatagcatttaacatctggctcacactgggcggTAGGTGGatgtacaccctggacagggtgttaaatctaaatgttaaatgtaaatcttaaatgttaaatttaaattgcGTTCACGTCAATAAGCTTATATTTTGCTACTTTTGGagaatttgcatattttttatttttttatttattcagtttatttccgacatggttacattcattttttttttttttttttttttcttttttgtacatgcccaaaaaggagacgagagaagcagtttgcttatcagggtcccgtcccctgttttaccatcgcaaatttacatgggtttacatgtctctctggtcaaaacattcttgagttgttctgaacgtccttttttgtgtattctcatattagctaaatatttagttccacccatgacatttaacatttagatttagttttaacatttagatttaacattgacattatatatttaagagaagaagaaaaaatcacaaatttcacaaatatttctgtaaatctgatcaaaagTCATGTaaaatcacatacattttttaaacgtggtttatAGCTAAATGTTGCAATAAGTTTCTATTTactttagcatgcacaactttcaATTCGGTGCTCTGTAACTTTACCAGCTGCCATCATTTTAGTTTAACCCTTCGAGTCGCTGGTGGCTGGCTGCACATTAAGCTACGACACTTGTGAAAGTAGACTTGCTTTACTTGTGTCTCATTTCCAAAGaagatgttgtcattttgcacacacaaacacatacttaAAGATGTttgtctagtgtgtgtgtgtgtgtgtccagatGGAGACAGGGCTATGTGTTTATTCTGCTGTTTTTCTCCACTTATTCAACTATGTGTCACTGACACACAATGAagagctatttatttatttaacatttattaaaggGAACTAAAAGAATGTAGATTGAGAGTAGTACAACATTCCATGTTTAATATGCTATAATATTGTTATTAGA is a genomic window containing:
- the LOC114464039 gene encoding inositol hexakisphosphate kinase 2-like — protein: MSPAVEAHAQGPMNTEKKQRHMQQNQNQQQCCTKKGVMLEPFVHQVGGHSCVLRFGEQTICKPLVPREHQFYKTLPAAMRKFTPQFRGVVSVSFEEDEDGNLSLIASPLHGDPASDQENKDSSAESSEPKSKMLKWGKMMASSLLAESEVYSKDGQSQPRNASVHKIQEDLDLEFQQQADVHYCRMENSKADPQIKHNPWSFKCHQKHLQRMKENAKHRNQYKFILLENLTWQHVVPCVLDLKVGTRQHGDDASEEKKAMQIRKCAQSTSALIGVRVCGMQTYQPDTGQLIFMNKYHGRKLTLSGFKEALYQFFHSGRRLRRELLSPVLSQLREMQTALESCDSYRFYSSSLLIIYDAAPHRKSKEGEGEDVEGQPCMEEEEVEVDVAGAPSHDSAKVDVRVIDFAHATSRHFREDSVVHEGQDSGFIFGVQNLITSISELENHGTE